Below is a genomic region from Nitrospirota bacterium.
CGGAGGGGCGTGCGGGACTCGTCTTGAAAACCCGCGTGCGCTATCATATCCTGACGGACAAGCAGCATGCGATGCTGGAGAAGCAGTACGGCTTGACCGGGCAGGATCCCTACGCGTTCACGATCTATGAGCGAGACCTGTCGCTGACGGGCGATCTCAAAACGGCGTTGAGCCGGCCTGAACCAGAGACGCAACTGGCCTGTGCGGCGCTGGGCGCCGAGGCGACAGGCAAGCAAGCAGTGAGTCACAAAGGAGCATCATGATCCATCCGTTTCTGATCGATACCAAGACGTTGGAGCAGAACCTTGGCCGGGAAGGCCTGGTGGTGATCGACGTGCGCGGCAAGGCGGCCTATATGTTCGGCGGCCATATCCCGGGGGCGGTGCATGCCACCTGGCATGATTTCAGCGACCCGAACGCGGCGGCCAAGGGGCTTCTGGATCCGGACGTGACGCGCCTGGAGCAGAAAATCCGCGCCCTGGGGATCAACAACGACAGCGATATCGTTATCTACTCGAACCCCTTCGATAACTGGGGGGATGAGGGGCGGATGTTCTGGATGCTCCAGTACCTGGGCCTGACGCAGCTCAGAATCCTCGATGGGGGCTGGGTCAAGTGGGTGGCGGAGAAGCGCCGGTTCGAGCATATGAACGTGACCGTCAAGCCCGGCTCGTTCACCGCCACGCCGAAGTCCGAGCTGATCGTCCTGAAGGATGAACTGAAAAAGCTGGTGAAGCGGCCCCATCCCGAGACGATGATCGTCGACGCGCGCAGTCTGGAGGAGTATGCCGGCAAGGAAGTGCAAGGCATTCCAAGGCCGGGGCATATTCCCTCGGCCATCAGTGTGCCCTGGAACGGGTTCCTCAACCCTGACGCAACGGTCAAGGATGTGGAAAAACTCAAAGTCGTCCTGGCGGAGAAGGGGGTCCAGGAAGACCGCGAGGTGATCTGTTACTGCACCGGCGGTGTCCGGTCCGCCTGGCTGTATTTTGTGCTGAAGCTGGTCGGGTATGACAAGGTTCGGAATTATCCCGGGTCCTGGTGGGAATGGAGCCGGGACTTTGCCGCCCCGGTGGAGACGGACGTCAGGTTGCTGCACAAAATCATCAATACAGACGAGGCTAGGCCATCTTGACAGCCACGGCCCTCACTGGTATCGTCCCCTCAGAGTCGCGGGTCCGCAATCGTGAACTGGGGAATGAAGACGACGCAACGCATCCGGAGAAGGAGGGATAGAACGATGGGCAAGAAAGTAGTGCTGGGAGCGATGGTCCTTGGTTTCATGACGGTGCTCGTGAGCCTGCCGGCTCTTTCTTCCGTAGCGCTGGCCGACAAGGGGCATGCGGCCGAAGCCGTCGAGCACGCGAAAGAAGCCGTCGAGCACGGGAAACAGGGCCATGCGGATGCGCTGGTGAAGCATGCCGAGGGGGCGCTGAAGCATGCCGAGGCGGCGCAGAAGGAGAAGGCCAATCCCCACCTGGCGGAAGGCATCAAGCAATTGAAGGATGCTGTGGAGCACGGCAAGGCTGGCCATGCGGACGTCGCCACCAAGGCGGCGGAAAATGCGGTCCAGCACCTGTCCGAAGTCAAGTAATCCCGCTCCCAGAGTGTGAAAACGGGCAGGGAATTCCCTGCCCGTTTTTGTTTGAGGGCGTGACTCATGCGCGTGGGATATTTTCAATTCGATCCGGCCTTCGGCGATGTCAAACGCAATCTGGACCTTGTGACCGATCGGGTGTCCAAGGTCCAGTGCGATCTGCTGGTGCTGCCGGAGCTGTTCGCGAGCGGCTACCAGTTCGTGTCCAAGCAGGAAGTCGAAACATTGGCCGAGCCAATCCCCGACGGGCCGACCACGCAGCGTCTTCTGGAGATCGCTCGCAGGCAACGGTGCCATCTTGTGGCCGGCCTTCCTGAGCGGCACCAAGGGCGTTGCTATAACTCCGCCCTGCTTGCTGGGCCTGGCGGGGTCGTCGGTGTGTACCGCAAGACCCACCTGTTTTTTGAGGAGACGTTGTTCTTTGCGCCGGGCGATACGGGGTTCCAAGTGTGGGACATCGGCCAGGCGAAAGTCGGGGTCATGCTTTGTTTCGACTGGTTCTATCCGGAATCGGCGAGGGCGCTGGCCTTAAAAGGCGCGGAGATTCTCTGCCATCCCTCCAACCTGGT
It encodes:
- a CDS encoding acyltransferase, whose protein sequence is MRVGYFQFDPAFGDVKRNLDLVTDRVSKVQCDLLVLPELFASGYQFVSKQEVETLAEPIPDGPTTQRLLEIARRQRCHLVAGLPERHQGRCYNSALLAGPGGVVGVYRKTHLFFEETLFFAPGDTGFQVWDIGQAKVGVMLCFDWFYPESARALALKGAEILCHPSNLVLPHCPDAMVTRCLENRLFSVTANRIGSEERGGKDRLTFIGSSEIVTPKGHILHRAARDQEELTVLEIDPAEARNKTLNRYNDLLRDRRPKLYE
- a CDS encoding sulfurtransferase; the encoded protein is MIHPFLIDTKTLEQNLGREGLVVIDVRGKAAYMFGGHIPGAVHATWHDFSDPNAAAKGLLDPDVTRLEQKIRALGINNDSDIVIYSNPFDNWGDEGRMFWMLQYLGLTQLRILDGGWVKWVAEKRRFEHMNVTVKPGSFTATPKSELIVLKDELKKLVKRPHPETMIVDARSLEEYAGKEVQGIPRPGHIPSAISVPWNGFLNPDATVKDVEKLKVVLAEKGVQEDREVICYCTGGVRSAWLYFVLKLVGYDKVRNYPGSWWEWSRDFAAPVETDVRLLHKIINTDEARPS
- a CDS encoding metal-binding protein SmbP; the encoded protein is MGKKVVLGAMVLGFMTVLVSLPALSSVALADKGHAAEAVEHAKEAVEHGKQGHADALVKHAEGALKHAEAAQKEKANPHLAEGIKQLKDAVEHGKAGHADVATKAAENAVQHLSEVK